CGTCCGCAGGAATCTGAAAATCGTCAAAATCCTCATTCAGGAGATCCCCTTCCAGCCTGCGCTGAAGGAGCAGCTGACCGAGAATATCTTCGAGCAGGTTCTGGAGCGTGTAACTACAATCACCGAGCACTTCAAGGCGCAAGGCGAGGTGATTGACGCGCCTACTCCTGCTATCATCCGCTTCACGGTCTCGGCCATTGTCGGCTACCTGCTGGTCCGGCTGCTGCTGATGCCGGAGCATGACTGGGACGATGAGGCAGAGATCGAACAGACCGTAAGCTTCATTCTCCACGGGATCGGCGGGAATGGATAATCTTTAAGTACGATATCCCCCGAGGGAGCGGCTTAGACAGAAGCAATAAAAGGAAGTGAGTATACGTGGGTTTTCAGGTGCCGGAACGGGTAATTAAGCTGCTGTGCGGCAATGCCGCTTTTGATCAGGGGATGGCTTATTATCATGCCCATAAGGTGGACCTTGTCTATACGGAGCATAACGAGGAAGACGAATATTCCAAATACCGCGCTGAGGTTCATGGGCTGGAGAGCCATGAGATTGCGCTGATTATCGACAGTGACGGGGATGTGCAGGGGGAATGCACCTGCCCGGCGTACTATCACGGCGGACCCTTCTGCAAGCATATTGCGGCGGCGCTGGTGACGGTCCTCTACCGTAGCCGGGCTGCCGAAGCTGAACCGGCTGAGGATATGCAGGGAGATGCGGAGGAGGCTTACCCTACAAGGGCTGGCAGTCCGCCGCTGGCGCAAGGCAGCCCCGGCCCCTCCGGGGCAGAGCACAGGGAGCGCAGCGGAGACCGCCAGCTGGTGAGCAGCATGCTCGGAATATTCACCGGAGGGCGGCAGCGGCCAAGCGGTGCAGGCACGTATATCGATCTGCGGACACCGCTCCAGGTCGAATTCATCTGCCGGCCCTTCACCATCGGCTACAGCAGCACGATGCTTGGAATTGAAATGAAGCTGGGTCCTAAGCGCCTCTATATCGCGCAGAAGATCAGACCTTTTCTGGAGCAGGTTCACCGGGGCGAGCCTTTTGAGTTCACAGCGCATTTCAGCTATGATCCCGCCCTGCACAGCTTCTCTAAGGAAGATAATGAGGTCCTGCTGAAGCTGATTGAGATCATGCAGAATGAGAAGGTCTACAACAGACTCAACAATCCGTATGCTACCGGCTCCAGCCTTCCGGGAAATGACCGGCTGCTGCCGGTGACCCCTTTTTTCTGGGAGAGTCTGTATCCCACACTAGAAGCAGCGCCTGCTGTACGCCTTCAACATGGAGAGCTTCTGCTTGAGCACTTGTCCCTCTCGGAGGAGCCGCTGCCGCTTAGCTTCCAGTTCGACCAGGCACAGGAGGAAGGCTACCGGCTGGATGTCCGGGGGCTTGAGCAGCTTACGATTCTGGAGAGCTACGGGCTGGTCTTGACTGAAGGCAGGCTGCTGAAGCTCCCGGCGCAGGAATGCGGGCGTCTCTCCGAGCTGAAGCGGATGCTCAGCGGCAGCCGGCGGGACAGCCTGGCGATTGCGCCCGAGCAGATGGAGCCTTTCATGGAAACGGTCATTCCCGGGCTGAAGAAGCTGGGCAGGGTGAGCATTGCCGACACTATAGCAGACCGCATCGTCCAGACCCAGCTCCACGCCAGGCTCTACCTGGACCGGGTGAGGGACCGGCTGCTGGCCGGGCTTGAATTCCAGTACGGCGGGATTGTGATCAATCCGCTCGAGGAGAAGGCGCATGAGCGGAGCAGCGAGGTCATTCTGATGCGGGACGGGGAAGCGGAGCGGCGGATTCTGGACCTGATGGCGCATGAGTCCTTCTCGCGGACGGAGAGCGGATATATCATGCGTGACGAGGACGGGGAATTCGACTTCCTGCACCATACCATCCCGCTCTTGGAACCGCTGCTTCAGGTCTATGCGACCACTGCAGTCAAGGATCGGGTGCTTACGGAGCATGCTGCGCCCAAGGTCAGCCTGAGCTGGAACGAGAAGACCGACTGGCTGGACTTCAAGTTCGCCATGGAGGGCATCACGGAGAAGGATATTACAGAGGTCCTGAAATCCCTCCAGGAAAAGCGTAAATATCACCGGCTCAAGGACGGAGCCCTGCTTCCGCTGGATACCGCAGAATTCCAGGAAATCGTCGCGCTGATGAACGAGCTGGGCGTCCGCAGTGTGGATATCCGAAGTACGGAGTTCTCCCTGCCGCTGGTGCGCGCTCTTCATCTCCATGCGGGCACTGTCCAGGGAGAGACCATCCAGACCGGCCGCTCCTTCCGGCGGTTGCTGGCCAACATGGCGAGTCCCGAGAATCTGGACTTCCCTGTACCCGAGAGTCTCGCTTCTGTGCTGCGGGATTATCAGCAGTACGGCTTCCAGTGGATGAGGACGCTGGCCCATTACCGCTTCGGCGGGATTCTGGCGGACGATATGGGCCTCGGCAAAACACTGCAGAGCATCACCTTCCTGCTCTCTATGCTGGAGGACATCCGGCAGAGCGGTGTGCCTGCACTTATTGTAGCGCCGGCCTCCCTGCTCTATAACTGGCTTAACGAGCTGAAGCGCTTCGCCCCGGAGATTCAGGCGGTCATTGCCGACGGCACCGCCGGTGAGCGCAGCCGGACCGTGCGGAACACGGCCGGGTATGATGTCATTATTACTTCTTACCCGCTGCTGCGCAGAGATGTGGACGAGTATGCCAAGCGGTCGTTCCACACGCTCATTCTGGATGAAGCACAGATGATCAAGAATCATGAGACTATGACTTCACAGGCGGTCAGACTGCTTCAGACCCGCTACCGCTTTGCGCTGACCGGTACACCGGTGGAGAATGCGCTGGAGGACCTGTGGTCGATCTTCAGCGTCGTCTTCCCCGGCTTGTTCCCCGGGAAGAAGGCCTTCCATGACCTGCCCCGGGAGACGGTCGCCAGACGCGCCCGCCCCTTCCTGCTGCGCCGCTTGAAGAGCGATGTGCTGAAGGAGCTGCCGGACAAAATCGAGTCCATCCAGGCCTCCGAGCTGCTGCCGGAGCAGAAGCGGCTCTATGTCGCCTACCTGGCCCGGCTGCGCAAAGAAGCGCTCAAGCATCTGGACAGCGACAGCTTCGGCAATGGCCGGATCAAGGTGCTGGCCGGACTGACCCGGCTGCGCCAGCTGTGCTGCCATCCGGCCCTGTTCGTAGACGGATATACCGGGGGCTCCGGCAAATTCGAGCAGCTGCTGGAGATCATCGACGAATGCCGCAGCTCCGGCAAGCGGATGCTGATCTTCTCGCAGTTCACGCAGATGCTCGGCATGATCGGGCGTGAGCTGGCGCTACTCGGGATTCCGCATTTCTATCTGGACGGACAGACCCCGGCCTCCCAGCGGGTTGAGCTGTGCAGCCGCTTCAATGAAGGCGAGCGCGACCTGTTCCTGATCTCGCTGAAGGCAGGCGGCACCGGCCTCAACCTGACCGGCGCTGACACGGTCATTCTCTATGACCTGTGGTGGAACCCTGCGGTTGAACAGCAGGCCGCCGACCGCGCCCACCGGATCGGGCAGAAAAAGATCGTCCAGGTCATCCGCCTGGTAGCCCAGGGTACGGTGGAGGATAAAATGTACGAGCTGCAGCAGAAAAAGAAAAACCTGATTGACGAGGTGATCCAGCCGGGGCAGGAGGCGTTGTCGAGCCTGAGCGAGCAGGATATCCGTGAGATCCTCTCCATCTGAGTTGAACAACCTGGTGTAGCCCCCCTCTGCTCTAGCAAATCTAAACAGGGACCTTCTGAGCGAGTAGCTCTGAAAGGTCCCTGTTTCATTTTACAACTGGCAAGTCCAGAATAATACCCTAACCCTCTACACGTCTGAGCTTAATTTCTCATGCGTCACTACACGGTGTGCATTCACCAGCTGGCCGGTTGATGTCTTGCCCCACACGGATATTCCGAGCTCATCTTCGTCTACTTCTCCAGTGATGAACACAAATTCATAGGCATTCAGATCGGCAAAAAAATCCCGGGTTACCACTTGATTCGAAGCAACCTCAATCACCTCACTGACATACAGCGTTCTGGTGGTGCCCAGCACATACCCTTGAATACTAATAGTAGCGCTGCCCGGGGCACTCCGCTTCACTATTCTTACCGTCACCGTCTGCGTAGGTCTGACTCCCGAAACGGCATTGTTCTCTATCGGTCCTGTTGATAAAATCGCCATCCTGTATCGTCCTCCCTTGAAGTTCTAGTGTCAAAGTACGATATATTCATATTCGGACTTTCCTATAACGGTGTGGACACAGGCCTGAGCCTAATCACCAATGACCGCAGGCACGCATATCCTTTGAATAAGGAAAGACTGCCCATGGGCCGCGCTTTCTGCAGACGAACGCCGAACGGAAGAAGGGACTCCCATGCCCCCTCCAGGAAAAGGAAAGAAGCCCGCCGCCAAAAAAACGCCGCCCAGCTCCAAAACCCAAACGCCAAAAGGGCTTGAATTTGCCGTAGCTGCCCTTCTGTTGACCGGCAAGCTGAAAGTAGACTCTATCCAGATGTACACGGACGCGTCGATGTTCGTCAGTCTGGTCGGCAAATATAAAACCTTAAGCGAGCTAAGCAGTGACAACGTCGATAAGCTGGTCAGCTTCCTCGATGACAACAGCAGCCTGACGCTGAACGAGATCATGACCGCTTTGAAAAAGAAAGCCGAAAACACCTGAACACATACGGAAGTGAAAGTGAGGGACGGGGCTGTGGACAGTTTTGACGGAGAAGGATTTGCCGGCGGACTCCTGCTGGTCATTGTAATTATGCTGCTGATTTACGGTTCAACGGACATCAAGAATCTGACAGGGGCGCCTGGTGATGTGTAATTCTTAACCGGAGGACTCCTGCTGCACGCTAATCTGCTCTTGCTTTCTTCCAGAAATTCGCTATACTGATACAAATCCATATTAAATCGATGACCGGGAGAGTAATGGTCTTATATCTAGTCCCCAGCGAGCCGGGAAAGTGGAAGCCGGTACAGATTAGAACCATGAAGCGCACCCGTGAGATGGACTTCTGAACCTTAGAGTAGGAAGTCCCGGCCGAGGACCGTTAACCTGTAAGGTGGTTGAACCGTCAGGCTCAGCAACGAGAGTGGTACCGCGAGCGCACAAGCCTCGTCTCTTAGGAGATGAAGGCTTTTTTTGTCGTTATTTTATTCAGGAGGTTGTTATTCATGCCAATGCTAAGTGAGCTTATCCAAGAAAGTCTGAAGCAGTCTGTTCACACAATCGCGTTAACCCTGGGCGTGCCCGCCATCGCAGAAGTAAATGTTGACCTGGAGCAGCCGGCGAGTGCTGACCACGGGGATTATTCCAGCAATATCGCCATGCAGCTCGCCCGCCCCTTGCGCAAAGCTCCACTGGCTATCGCCGGGCTGATCGTTGCCGAGCTCGAAGCTTCGGGCTCTGTTCACGGACTGGTGCTGAGAACCGAGGTGGCCGGGCCGGGGTTTATTAATATGTATCTGGATTGGGAGGCCTGGGCACGGGCGAAGGGGAATTTCGCGCTGCCTAAGGGTGCTGAGGGGTTGAAGGTGATTGTCGAGCATACTTCCGTCAACCCGAATAAAAGCCTGCACATCGGCCACCTGAGAAACTCCTGTATCGGGGATGCGCTGGTGAGAGTACTGCGGGCGACCGGCCATACCGTTGAGGTGCACAACTATGTGGATGATCTCGGCAATCAGCTGGCAGATACCGTAGCAGGTCTGCTGAATGTTCCGCTGGCGGGAGCCCATGTCCGGTTCGGGGACTATTGCTGGGACATCTATGCCGAGATTAACAAAACGTACGCGCAGCAGCCCGAGATGGTGCAGAAGCGGACCGAGATTCTTCATGCGCTGGAGGAGGGCCATGGCAATACCGCCTGGATTGGCAACCTCGTCGCCGGGCAGATCGTGAAAGAGCATGTAGAGGAGATGCGGGGGTTCGGCATTGACTACGATCTGCTGGTGTGGGAGAGCAGCATTCTGAAGGAGGGCTTCTGGTCCTCGGCATTCGAGCTGCTGTCGCAGACGGAGATTTTCGTGCAGGAGACGGAAGGCAAGCTGGCAGGCTGCTGGATTCTGAAGCAACCTGCTGACGACACCGCACCGGACACGCAGGAGGAGCATCAGAAGGATAAGGTGCTGGTGCGCTCGAACGGAATTCTGACCTATACCGCCAAGGACATTGCCTATCATCTGTGGAAGTTCGGACTGCTGGAGAAGGACTTCAGCTACAGCGAATTTCAGAGCGGACTGTGGACGACCGGCTTGAGCGGACAGGCTCTTCCTTTTGGACGGGCGGACCAGGTCGTGAACGTCATCGATTACCGGCAGGAATATCCGCAGCTGATGGTCAAGCAGGCGCTCAAGGCACTGGCATTCGGTGTGCAGGCAGACGCGCTGCATCATGTCAGCTATGGGGTGGTCTCGCTGAGTCCCGCTTCTGCGGCAGGGCTGGGCATTGATACCTCCAGCGGCAAAAGCTCCTACGCCATGTCCGGGCGCCAGGGAGTCGGCATTAAGGTAACCGAGCTCGTGCGGCTCATGGAAGACATGATTGAATCCACCCGTTCGGACAAAAACGGCCTGTCCAGCCGGCTCATCGCCACCGCTGCCATCCGTTACTACCTGCTGCGCTTCAATCTGGGCACCGAGATTGTGTTCGACTTCAAGCAGGCAATGGAAATCTCCGGCAACACCGGCGTCTACCTGATGTACGCCTACGCCCGGGCGCAGCGCGTGCTTAGTAAGGCCGCTGCGGCGGGTGGCGGGGGCGAGAGCGGCGGGAGTGAGAACGGTGTTGGCGAGTTCGGCGTTGGCGAGTCTGGCGTTGGCGAGTCTGGCGGTGGCGAGTCTGGCGGTGGCGAGTCTGGCGGTGGCGAGTCTGGCGGTGGCGAGTCCGGCGTTGGCGAGTCTGGCGGTGGCGAGTCTGGCGGTGGCGAGTCCGGCGTGGGCGGCGTGCCGCTGTTCCCGGCGCAGCTCGAAGCAGCTGAGCTTGCTCTGCTCAGACAGCTCAGCTTGTGGCAGGACACACTCTACACAGCAAGCCGGGAGCTTACGCCGAATACGATCTGTAACTATGCCTATTCCCTGGCCTCGTTGTTCAGCAACTTCTACTCGGCTTGTCCGATTCTAAAAGGCGGTGAAGCCAGCATCACCTTCCGCCTGTGGCTGACCCGGAGCTTCACCGATACGCTGGGCGAGGCGCTCGACGTACTCGGTCTGCCTAAGCCCGAGCGGATGTAGACACACTAAGTCTCTATCATCTTAAGAACCAACTACTCTAGCGGATGAATGAACAGGAACCTATGCGGGTCCGTGCAGCTTGCACGGCTCCCCCCTTCTCCATCCGCCCACTTCTGGAGGCATCCGGCGTAATGAGGTGCACTTCTGCACCTCATTTGCTCATTTTGCCCGCTTCCGGTGAATTCAAGTGCACTTTTACACTTGATTACTCATTTAACTCACTTCTGGGTGAATTCAAGTGCACTTTTACACCTGATTACTCATTTAGCTCACTTCTGGGTGAATTCAGGTGCACTTGTGCTCCTCATTCGGCCCATTTCCGGTGAATTCAGAGACAATTTGTCCATACTATATTGATGTACAAGCTTTTTATTTTGGTTGCTGTTTCTTCCATTTACTAAAGGACATTTTTTTGAGTTTTGGGATGTTATCGGTTCGGCCCCCTAATTATGGAGACATTCTGCTAAAAACTCGTGTTTTCGCAGGATCTTGTTTACAGCTTTATTTCTATCGGTTTTAGCTTGCCTGCTTTCCATGCGGCGTGGTATTGCTTGGGGCTCATGCGCTGCAAACTGCCATGAAAACGGCGCTCGTTGTAAAAATTAATATAAACTGCGACCGCTTCATAGGCTTCTTCAAACGTTTCAAAGTACCTTTTCGTGTACAAATCTCTCTCCAAAATACTGTGAAACGACTCAATGTAGGCGTTCATATTCGGCGTTTTTGGAGGAATCCGCTCATGCTCCAGAGGACGCTGCGTTTCCGCACACAGCTCGCCAAAGACGTCGCTTAGGAATTGCGGGCCGTTATCGGAACGGATCACCGGTGAGGGATCTCCAGGCTGTAAACGTCGGCCCAGCGCCTCCCTTAACGTGGCACAGACTTGCTTCGCTGTACAGCTCGCGCCCACGTGGTAGCCGACGATACAGCGGTCAAACACATCAATCATATCAAAGATAAAAAAGAAGCGGTCGTAGCCATGAATGTATCCATATTTAATGTCAATCTGCCAGAGTTGGTTGGGGCCGGTGACCACTCGATTTCGCGCTAAACGTCGAGGGTATTTTAGGTTCCTCACCGGCTTTTTCTGAAGCAATCCGAGCTTCTTGCACAGCCGGTACGCCTTCTTGTGGTTGAGGATTAAGCCCTGCTGGACCGATAGGGCATACGCCAGGTTCCGGTAGCCATAGCCGTTCTCCTCGCCCTCTACCAGCTCACTCAGCCACTCCTCGATCTGTAGGTCACTGACCCGCAGACCGCCGGTAGTGAGGGAATAGGCGGGGATCGGACGACCCGAAGTCACGACCGCATCCGGGGCACTCCAAAGCCCCAGGAAACGTTTTTTATGCGCATAATAGGTGGAAGGTTGAACCTCCACGATACGTAGAACCAGTGTAGCCGAATAACCCCGCTTTATCGCTTCGTCGGCCAGTTCGAGTTTGTCTTGTAAGCGGGGTTGGCTTTTTTTAAGAGTTCACGCAGCAGTTCGATTTCCAGATCCTTTTCACCCAATAACTTAATGGCCGTCTCCATCTTCGTCTCCAGATCTTGGACACGCTCCGCATCTTCAATCCGTTCTTGGACGGACGGAGTGGCCTCTTCTCCAAATCGTTCTTTGTAGAACTTCACCCAATTGGCAATGGTGCTGGGAGAGACGGAATACTTTCGGGCCAGGAAGGAAACCTTGGTTCCATTGATCGCTTCTTGGGCTACTTTGATCCGCTGTTCGTCATACAACTTGTTGCTTCTCATCGGCTCCACTCCCTCTTCTTAGTGTACCTCTTACATGTCAAGGTCTCCACTTTGATTAGGGGGCTTAAGAGTTATGTATCCGTATACCGCTTAAACAGTGGAGCGGACGGAACGATTGTGTAAAAGCGATAGCGGTCGCCTTTGTCTCCGGATTTTTCCGATTAGGGAAATAAAATAAAATCTGGAGACAACAGCGATTGTAACAACGGTCCGTTCGCGGAGCGTCCACCCAAGCGCCCACGTTGATCCTACTCGAAATAAAACGGGGTTCTCATCCTCCGGACAACAAAACAGCCCTCCCGAAGGAAGGCTGCTGTTTTGACGTCCCGGAAGGGATACAGCCCATTCGGGCTGATTGCGAAGTAATGCTAACGAAGCTTAGGCTCCAACGTCCCCGGCTGGCGCCTTGGGTTCTCATCCTCCGGACGTCAAAACAGCCCTCCCGAAGGAAGGCTGCTGTTTTGACGTCCCGGAAGGGATTCGAACCCCCGACCGTGCGCTTAGAAGGCGCATGCTCTATCCAACTGAGCTACCGGGACATATAGGATAACATTGTATTACTTGAAGCTTTTGAAGAGATATGTATTAACGCAACGTTATTTATTATACCTGATTCACCAGAATTAGCAAGACCAAACTCTTCCAGTTAAGAAGCTTCCCGTGTCCTCATACGGAAAGCCTCCTGTTCTATAGTCAAGCCTGGACATGACCTGCGGAAGATGTGGGCTCAAGGAACCTGCCGGAAATGTTCGCCCAGCTGCCGCTTCAGATCGCCGAAGATCAGCAGCTCGCGCTGGAACTTGGAGCGTTCGTCCTCCGGGGTCATCACCGTACTGCCGGTGAAGCCGCTGACCGTAACGTCCTGGAAGGCATCATGCAGATTATTGTCGAACCAGTCGGTGGCCGTATCCGCATCATTCGTCAGAATCCGGACAATTTCATAGCCCTCCTCGCGCTGATCCTCAACAATATACACCAGCAGCGCGGAATCGCCCACAGCTCCAGGTAATACGCCAACCTCTGCGCAAGGCGCGCCGTCGTAGTCAGTCATTCTGCGGATTTTGGCGTCTTTAATGTAATACACTTGTCATCATCCCTCCTGGCAAATTTCCCTCTCCCCTAGTGTTCGGATAAGGACATACATTTTATCCCTTCAATCGGCATATATCTGTATTACTTGGCAAAAAAGAAAGGACAGACAACAATCGCACAAAAGAGAGGATGAATCAGACATGTGCGGAATAACCGGATTTGTCCAGTGGCGCGGTGATCTTACAGGGCACTCGCAACTGCTTGTCAGAATGACCGAAACATTAGCCAACCGCGGACCGGATGCAGCCGGAACCTGGATTTCAGGGCCTATTGCCTTCGGACACCGCCGACTCAGCGTCATCGATCCTGAGAACGGTGCACAGCCGATGATTGCCCGCCATGAGGATAAGTTATACGCAATAGTATATAACGGCGAGCTATATAATGCCCCTGAGCTGAAAAAAGAGCTGAAGCAGCGCGGGCATCATTTTCTCACGGAATGCGATACAGAGGTTCTGCTGCATGCCTACATCGAATGGGGTCCGGATTGCACGGAGAAGCTCAATGGCATCTTCGCCTTTGCCGTCTGGGACAGCCTGCGCGATCAGGTATTCCTGGCCCGCGACCGTCTGGGTGTGAAGCCGCTGTTCTACAGCCAAGTCGATGACGTCTTCGTCTTCGGGTCCGAGCCCAAGGCGCTGCTGCAGCATCCCCTGGTCCAGCCGAAGGTCGGGCCGGAGGGTCTGGCCGAGATTTTCATTATCGGTCCAGCCCGGACTCCGGGACAAGGGGTATACAAAGATATATTCGAGCTTCGCCCCGGTCATGCCATGATTTACAGCCGCAGCGGAATCCGCACCTATGCTTATTGGAAGCTGGAGAGTGTTCAGCACACGGATAACGTAGATGAAACGGCAGCACGGGTGCGTGAATTACTTCAGGATACGCTTGAACGCCAGCTGGTCTCCGATGTTCCGGTCTGCTCTCTGCTCTCCGGCGGACTCGATTCCAGCGCCCTGACTGCGCTTGCCGTGGATTATTACAAACGGACCGGCCAGGGCCGGGTCGATACCTTCTCCGTCGATTATGTAGACAACGATAAGCATTTCAAAAGCCATGCCTTCCAGCCCGGAGCTGACGGTCCCTGGATTCAGCGGATGGTCGACGAGCTGGACACGAACCATCACTTTATCGCTTTTGACACACCGGAGCTGGTAGCCGCACTCGATAACGCCCTGTACTCCCGTGATTTGCCGGGAATGACCGACGTGGATTCCTCACTCTATTTGTTCTGCCAGGAGATCAAAAAGAAAGCCACCGTAGCCATCTCAGGCGAAGCCGCAGACGAAATCTTCGGCGGCTATCCCTGGTTCCACCGCGAGGAGATGTTATCTTCCGGTACCTTCCCCTGGTCAGTGGCTCCCACAATGCGCGCCAGTCTATTGTCGCCAGAAATCAGGGAGTGGATACGTCCGCTGGAATATTTGGGTGACCGTTATAGCGATGCGGTGGCTGAGGTACCTAAGCTTGACGGCGAAACCGGCAAACAGGCACAGATGCGGGTGATGTCCTATCTCAACATTACCCGCTTCATGCCGACCCTGCTGGACCGTAAGGACCGGATGAGCATGGGCGTGGGACTGGAGGTACGCGTTCCGTATTGTGACCACCGGCTGGTGCAATATGTTTTTAACATTCCATGGGAGATTAAGATGGTAGGCAACCGGGAGAAAGGCATCCTGCGCAAGGCGCTGGAGGGTGTACTGCCGGACGATGTGCTCTACCGCAAAAAAAGCCCGTACCCCAAAACGCATAATCCTGCCTATCTGAACAAGGTGCGCTCACAGGTACTAAGCATTCTGGACGATCCTTCTTCACCCATTCTGCCGCTCATTGATCCGGCCAAAATCAGGGAAATCGCCGCATCACCAGAGTCCTCCACCAATCTGCCCTGGTTCGGGCAGCTGATGTCCGGCCCGCAATTATTCGCTTATCTGGCCCAGGTCAACCTGTGGCTAAAGACATACAATGTGTCCATCGGCTGATGGCGCTTCAAACCAAAAACAGCGGCTCTCATTAAAGAGAGTCGCTATTTCTATTTTACATTTACATTTTATCGGGAAAGCCGGTCCGTCTCACTTTACAGCGCAAATCATGAACATCGGCGTTGACCGGTTCAAGACCTGCTGTTTCTCATCCATCACCTTATCGTTCAGATTCTCTTCTGTATAGACAGCAGAGAAGCCCACCTCTGTGAGTGCCTGCACATCCCACTTCGGCCGCCACTCTCTGGTCAGCGGCAAGGCAAGACTCAGACGGTCAGTTTCTTCTATATCCTTATGATGCGGAAGCTCACCATAGCCCCTATCTATATAGGCTTGCTGATCCTCCGCATGCTTCCGCGCCATCTCTTCATCCCATAGATGACGGTTCCAGTTGGCATCGAAGACCAGCAGCCGTCCCTCCGGCTTGAGCACTCTTTCCCACTCCTTGTAGGCTGACTGCGGATCGGCAAGACTCCAAGTGACATTGCGGCACACGATTAGATCAAAGCTTTCCGCAGCAAAATCCAGCTTATGCGAGTCCATCTTGCGGAAAGTAACATTGACCCCTTCCCGGCTGGAGTGCAGACGCGCCTCTTCCAGCATATTGTCTGTACAATCAATGGCCGTAACCAAATGTCCGGCGCTGGAGAGAATGACAGAGAAAAAACCGGGACCACAGCCAATATCCAGAACATGCAGGCTTTCCTTCTGCGGAGCATGACCAAGGATAAGCTTCAGCCAGGCCTCCCGCTGGAAACCGTTCAGTTCCTTTTGAATTCCTTCACTATAAAGCTCTGCTTCGCCTTCCCAATACTGTTCTACCTCTTGCTGCATACTCAATATCATTCACTCCTTCTTGGCAAGTATCATGAACCGGTTCACATTCTGATAACCGTATTTCAAATAATTCAGGGGCATTGCGCGGGCAGGAATAAAGTTCCTCTGAATATCTATGCTGCGGAATCCGGCCTGTATCAGCGCTTTTTCATCGGCTTCAGGTCTAAGTACATTAACAAACGGCAGCTCGCTCAAAAGGCTTTTATCCTGACTGCTCCGCTGGCGGATTCTTCGTTCTGTGAACAGAATAAGGGTCCAGGACAAGGCATACCAAAGTCTGCGAAATACGGTCTTGCTCTCTTTATACAAATAATTACCGTCAAAAATAATCAGGGTCCCGCCCGGCTTTAAAATCCGGTACCACTCTGCATACGCCTTCTGGGGATCAGGCAGCGTCCATACCACATCTCTGCAGACCACCGCCTCGAAGCTGTCCTCTACTTCATTATGCAAGTCAGCAGCGTCACCTACATAAGCCGGAACGGTATAGCCAAAGTCTTTGAAGTTCCGGGAAGCCCTTTCTATCATTCCCTGTGAGGCATCCACCGCTGTAGGCTGGTGACCCATCTGCGATAAGAGGATAGAGAAGAATCCCGGTCCGGTGCCCACATCCAGCACCTTTTGACGAGGTTTATTTCCCAGCCCTTTCGTCAGCAGCTGTTTCCAGAGGTCTATGGTTTTTGTACTGCGGAACTGAGTCTGGATGACCTTGTCATAGCTCTCCGAGCTGGAACTCCAGTATTTCGAA
This genomic interval from Paenibacillus sp. FSL H8-0332 contains the following:
- a CDS encoding SNF2 helicase associated domain-containing protein — translated: MGFQVPERVIKLLCGNAAFDQGMAYYHAHKVDLVYTEHNEEDEYSKYRAEVHGLESHEIALIIDSDGDVQGECTCPAYYHGGPFCKHIAAALVTVLYRSRAAEAEPAEDMQGDAEEAYPTRAGSPPLAQGSPGPSGAEHRERSGDRQLVSSMLGIFTGGRQRPSGAGTYIDLRTPLQVEFICRPFTIGYSSTMLGIEMKLGPKRLYIAQKIRPFLEQVHRGEPFEFTAHFSYDPALHSFSKEDNEVLLKLIEIMQNEKVYNRLNNPYATGSSLPGNDRLLPVTPFFWESLYPTLEAAPAVRLQHGELLLEHLSLSEEPLPLSFQFDQAQEEGYRLDVRGLEQLTILESYGLVLTEGRLLKLPAQECGRLSELKRMLSGSRRDSLAIAPEQMEPFMETVIPGLKKLGRVSIADTIADRIVQTQLHARLYLDRVRDRLLAGLEFQYGGIVINPLEEKAHERSSEVILMRDGEAERRILDLMAHESFSRTESGYIMRDEDGEFDFLHHTIPLLEPLLQVYATTAVKDRVLTEHAAPKVSLSWNEKTDWLDFKFAMEGITEKDITEVLKSLQEKRKYHRLKDGALLPLDTAEFQEIVALMNELGVRSVDIRSTEFSLPLVRALHLHAGTVQGETIQTGRSFRRLLANMASPENLDFPVPESLASVLRDYQQYGFQWMRTLAHYRFGGILADDMGLGKTLQSITFLLSMLEDIRQSGVPALIVAPASLLYNWLNELKRFAPEIQAVIADGTAGERSRTVRNTAGYDVIITSYPLLRRDVDEYAKRSFHTLILDEAQMIKNHETMTSQAVRLLQTRYRFALTGTPVENALEDLWSIFSVVFPGLFPGKKAFHDLPRETVARRARPFLLRRLKSDVLKELPDKIESIQASELLPEQKRLYVAYLARLRKEALKHLDSDSFGNGRIKVLAGLTRLRQLCCHPALFVDGYTGGSGKFEQLLEIIDECRSSGKRMLIFSQFTQMLGMIGRELALLGIPHFYLDGQTPASQRVELCSRFNEGERDLFLISLKAGGTGLNLTGADTVILYDLWWNPAVEQQAADRAHRIGQKKIVQVIRLVAQGTVEDKMYELQQKKKNLIDEVIQPGQEALSSLSEQDIREILSI
- the argS gene encoding arginine--tRNA ligase, with protein sequence MLSELIQESLKQSVHTIALTLGVPAIAEVNVDLEQPASADHGDYSSNIAMQLARPLRKAPLAIAGLIVAELEASGSVHGLVLRTEVAGPGFINMYLDWEAWARAKGNFALPKGAEGLKVIVEHTSVNPNKSLHIGHLRNSCIGDALVRVLRATGHTVEVHNYVDDLGNQLADTVAGLLNVPLAGAHVRFGDYCWDIYAEINKTYAQQPEMVQKRTEILHALEEGHGNTAWIGNLVAGQIVKEHVEEMRGFGIDYDLLVWESSILKEGFWSSAFELLSQTEIFVQETEGKLAGCWILKQPADDTAPDTQEEHQKDKVLVRSNGILTYTAKDIAYHLWKFGLLEKDFSYSEFQSGLWTTGLSGQALPFGRADQVVNVIDYRQEYPQLMVKQALKALAFGVQADALHHVSYGVVSLSPASAAGLGIDTSSGKSSYAMSGRQGVGIKVTELVRLMEDMIESTRSDKNGLSSRLIATAAIRYYLLRFNLGTEIVFDFKQAMEISGNTGVYLMYAYARAQRVLSKAAAAGGGGESGGSENGVGEFGVGESGVGESGGGESGGGESGGGESGGGESGVGESGGGESGGGESGVGGVPLFPAQLEAAELALLRQLSLWQDTLYTASRELTPNTICNYAYSLASLFSNFYSACPILKGGEASITFRLWLTRSFTDTLGEALDVLGLPKPERM
- a CDS encoding IS3 family transposase: MADEAIKRGYSATLVLRIVEVQPSTYYAHKKRFLGLWSAPDAVVTSGRPIPAYSLTTGGLRVSDLQIEEWLSELVEGEENGYGYRNLAYALSVQQGLILNHKKAYRLCKKLGLLQKKPVRNLKYPRRLARNRVVTGPNQLWQIDIKYGYIHGYDRFFFIFDMIDVFDRCIVGYHVGASCTAKQVCATLREALGRRLQPGDPSPVIRSDNGPQFLSDVFGELCAETQRPLEHERIPPKTPNMNAYIESFHSILERDLYTKRYFETFEEAYEAVAVYINFYNERRFHGSLQRMSPKQYHAAWKAGKLKPIEIKL
- a CDS encoding helix-turn-helix domain-containing protein, giving the protein MRSNKLYDEQRIKVAQEAINGTKVSFLARKYSVSPSTIANWVKFYKERFGEEATPSVQERIEDAERVQDLETKMETAIKLLGEKDLEIELLRELLKKANPAYKTNSNWPTKR